In a genomic window of Bacillales bacterium:
- a CDS encoding LacI family DNA-binding transcriptional regulator, with protein sequence MPVTIRDVAKRANVAPSTVSRVIANHPRISQITKDKVKEVMQELGYHPNFNARSLVNRSTQTIGIVLPSSGDKAMQNPFFPEVIRGISAKAHENRYGLYLTTGSDEEEIYEGVADMVYGGRVDGVVLLYSRINDQIIDLLQNQTLPFVVIGKPFRDVDRITHIDNDNFKAAKEAAEYLIERNHRRIGFVGGNLDLVVTVDRLNGYKTAIREAGLALRKDYIVHEEFLKEGGSEAIKELMSVDAPPTGLVVSDDLMALGILNALDEMNIEVPDALSIISFNNVLLSEISTPSLTSVCIHIFELGYGAMDALIEKINDAEVATKRITVGHRIIERNSCKVITAEKRNENSTN encoded by the coding sequence ATGCCTGTAACGATAAGAGATGTCGCAAAACGGGCCAATGTTGCACCGTCCACCGTATCCCGTGTCATTGCCAATCATCCTCGAATCAGCCAAATTACGAAAGACAAAGTAAAAGAAGTTATGCAGGAGCTCGGCTATCATCCAAATTTTAACGCAAGAAGCCTTGTCAACCGGAGTACGCAAACAATCGGGATCGTTCTTCCAAGTTCGGGAGACAAAGCGATGCAAAATCCGTTCTTTCCCGAGGTCATTCGTGGCATTAGCGCGAAGGCGCATGAAAATCGATACGGTCTATATTTAACCACCGGCAGTGATGAAGAGGAAATTTACGAAGGTGTCGCTGACATGGTTTACGGTGGAAGAGTCGACGGAGTTGTACTGCTTTACTCCAGGATCAACGATCAAATTATTGACTTATTACAAAATCAGACACTTCCTTTCGTAGTTATTGGTAAACCATTCCGAGATGTGGATAGGATCACGCACATTGATAACGATAATTTCAAGGCGGCAAAAGAAGCTGCGGAATATTTAATTGAGCGTAACCACCGTCGTATCGGTTTCGTAGGAGGAAATCTCGATCTCGTTGTCACTGTGGACCGCTTGAACGGTTATAAAACAGCGATTCGCGAAGCTGGACTTGCGTTGCGCAAAGATTACATCGTGCATGAGGAGTTTCTCAAAGAAGGCGGAAGCGAAGCGATCAAAGAATTGATGAGCGTGGATGCCCCTCCTACCGGGCTAGTAGTCAGCGACGATCTGATGGCGCTCGGCATTTTAAACGCGTTGGATGAGATGAACATTGAAGTTCCGGACGCGTTATCCATTATCAGTTTCAATAATGTTCTGTTGTCGGAAATCTCCACTCCATCTTTGACTTCGGTTTGTATTCATATCTTTGAACTTGGGTATGGCGCTATGGATGCGCTTATTGAAAAAATCAACGATGCGGAAGTGGCTACAAAGCGTATTACCGTTGGCCATCGCATCATCGAAAGGAATTCATGCAAAGTGATTACTGCAGAAAAGCGGAACGAGAATTCTACCAACTGA
- a CDS encoding glycoside hydrolase family 31 protein produces MEDTSFAIHPDHSHPSETVSLTDIGSVQQHVWSKNILKVVCEKGHVALRFYREDILRIIMNPQVEPSFETSAALVKSAEDVEVSYEESGDQLTLKTKQLFIRIVKSPMRISVYDKEGRTLTDEGEKGMAHDEKGRVFGHKKMENTDHFYGFGEKTGFLDKKGEKLSMWNTDVYAPHNPETKELYVSIPFFIVLSEGRTHGMFLDNTYKSTFDFQSSRDTYSFSAAGGQLDYYVLAGPSPKHVLEQYTVLTGRMPMPPKWSLGYHQSRYSYGSEQEVRILVDLFHDKQIPLDAVHLDIHYMDSYRNFTFDDERFPDPARLIGDLKARGIQVVPIVDTGIKAADYDDVYKEGCDKDLFCTYQDGQLFYGEVWPGNSVFPDFTKLMTRNWWGEKHQFYTNLGIEGIWNDMNEPAVFNETKTMDLEVVHENDGHPKTHRELHNVYGMLMEQSTYEGMKKLLGGKRPFILTRAGYAGIQRYGAIWTGDNRSFWEHLAMTLPMCINLGLSGVAFCGSDVGGFAHDCSGELLTRWTQVGAFLPYFRNHSALDFARQEPWAFGEPYESIIKKYIRLRYRWLPYIYGLFKEAHETGAPVIRPLFMEFPNDRETYQLSDQFLIGANVLIAPITAPGTTHRAVYLPKGTWYDYWSDERLDGGRYVLANASLDRIPIFVKAGTVLPLGEERLSTKDSFNQLTIHLYADKESFGGTIYDDDGETFGYNSGDTFTREVGCEIQGESLSIFTDDMGSFKPDWKKTLYVVHGMKSFTQVWFNNRKLQDNVIISNRNGSTLVEIEIEH; encoded by the coding sequence ATGGAAGACACAAGTTTCGCTATTCATCCGGACCATAGCCATCCGTCCGAGACAGTTTCGCTCACCGACATCGGATCGGTTCAGCAACACGTGTGGTCAAAAAATATTTTGAAAGTCGTGTGCGAAAAGGGGCACGTCGCCCTTCGCTTTTACAGAGAAGATATTTTGCGCATCATTATGAATCCTCAAGTTGAACCCTCTTTTGAAACGAGTGCCGCACTAGTAAAAAGTGCTGAAGATGTGGAGGTAAGTTATGAAGAGTCCGGAGACCAGTTGACTTTGAAAACGAAGCAATTGTTCATTCGGATTGTCAAATCACCGATGCGCATTTCTGTCTACGATAAGGAAGGAAGGACGCTTACAGATGAAGGTGAAAAAGGCATGGCTCACGATGAAAAAGGACGGGTCTTCGGACATAAAAAAATGGAAAACACCGATCATTTTTACGGTTTCGGCGAAAAAACCGGGTTTCTTGACAAAAAAGGAGAAAAACTGTCGATGTGGAACACAGACGTATATGCCCCGCATAACCCGGAAACAAAGGAACTATATGTTTCGATACCGTTTTTCATTGTTTTGAGCGAGGGAAGGACTCACGGGATGTTTTTAGACAACACGTATAAATCAACGTTCGATTTCCAGTCGTCTCGCGACACGTACTCATTTTCTGCAGCAGGCGGACAATTGGATTATTATGTGCTTGCTGGCCCGTCGCCAAAACACGTATTGGAGCAATATACAGTGTTAACGGGGCGTATGCCAATGCCGCCCAAATGGTCACTTGGTTACCACCAGTCCCGGTACAGCTACGGATCAGAGCAGGAAGTACGCATCCTCGTCGATCTATTTCACGACAAACAAATTCCCCTTGATGCGGTACATTTGGACATTCATTATATGGACAGCTATCGAAACTTTACGTTTGACGACGAACGTTTTCCCGATCCGGCACGGCTCATCGGCGATTTAAAAGCACGGGGAATACAGGTCGTCCCAATCGTCGACACCGGAATTAAAGCTGCTGATTATGACGATGTGTATAAGGAAGGTTGCGACAAAGACCTGTTTTGCACATATCAGGATGGACAGTTGTTTTACGGAGAAGTTTGGCCGGGGAACAGCGTTTTTCCCGATTTTACTAAATTAATGACACGGAATTGGTGGGGGGAAAAGCATCAGTTTTATACAAACCTTGGTATCGAAGGAATCTGGAACGACATGAACGAGCCGGCCGTCTTCAATGAAACGAAAACCATGGATTTAGAGGTTGTACACGAAAATGACGGACATCCAAAAACGCATCGCGAACTGCATAATGTTTATGGGATGTTGATGGAACAATCAACTTATGAGGGTATGAAAAAATTGTTAGGCGGTAAGCGGCCGTTCATCCTGACAAGGGCTGGTTATGCGGGGATCCAGCGTTATGGTGCAATTTGGACAGGGGATAATCGTAGTTTTTGGGAGCATTTGGCGATGACATTGCCGATGTGCATAAACCTCGGACTCTCCGGCGTAGCCTTTTGCGGGTCCGATGTCGGAGGGTTTGCCCACGATTGTTCAGGGGAATTACTGACACGCTGGACACAGGTAGGAGCGTTCCTGCCCTATTTCAGGAATCACAGCGCACTTGATTTTGCGAGGCAAGAACCATGGGCTTTCGGTGAACCATACGAATCAATCATCAAAAAATATATTCGATTACGCTACCGATGGCTACCCTATATTTATGGTTTGTTCAAAGAAGCACACGAGACTGGTGCACCGGTGATACGTCCACTGTTTATGGAATTTCCGAATGACCGGGAAACGTATCAGCTGTCCGATCAATTTTTGATTGGAGCAAACGTGTTGATTGCGCCGATCACAGCACCTGGCACCACGCATCGAGCTGTTTATTTGCCAAAAGGAACGTGGTACGACTATTGGTCCGACGAGCGATTAGACGGGGGACGTTATGTTTTGGCTAATGCCTCCTTGGATCGGATTCCGATTTTCGTTAAAGCCGGTACTGTATTGCCTCTTGGTGAGGAAAGACTTTCGACCAAGGATTCTTTCAATCAACTTACAATCCATTTGTACGCAGATAAAGAATCTTTTGGAGGAACCATTTATGACGATGACGGGGAAACGTTTGGTTATAACTCCGGAGACACTTTTACTAGGGAAGTGGGCTGTGAAATTCAGGGGGAATCGCTTTCCATTTTCACCGATGATATGGGATCCTTTAAACCTGATTGGAAAAAGACGCTCTATGTCGTTCATGGTATGAAATCCTTTACCCAAGTATGGTTCAATAACAGGAAATTGCAAGATAACGTTATAATAAGTAATAGAAACGGTTCCACACTAGTAGAAATCGAAATTGAACATTGA
- a CDS encoding sugar ABC transporter permease gives MSRKLKSNLEVAGIYLILAGVFVVIVYPLLWTVGMSLNPGQSLYSSSIIPNEISWEHYKWLFESPDSDYVIWYKNSLIVAFFTSFFSVVITSFVAYAFSRYRFVGRKYGLYAFLLLQMFPALMAMVAFYILLNLVGLLNTLTGLILIYIGGQIPFNAWLVKGYFDTIPRELDEAARIDGAGHMKVFVRIMLPLAKPILAVVALFNFMTPLFDFLLPNIVLKDPEKYTLAVGLFNFINDQFANNFTRFAAGAILVALPIAVVFLFLQRYLLQGLTAGGTKG, from the coding sequence ATGAGCCGAAAGTTGAAATCCAACCTTGAAGTTGCAGGCATTTATTTGATTTTGGCTGGTGTCTTCGTCGTGATTGTCTATCCTTTGTTATGGACCGTTGGCATGTCGCTGAATCCTGGTCAAAGTCTCTATTCGTCATCAATCATTCCGAACGAGATTTCATGGGAACATTACAAATGGTTATTTGAAAGTCCAGACAGCGATTACGTAATTTGGTACAAAAATTCGTTGATTGTCGCCTTTTTCACTTCGTTTTTTTCCGTAGTCATCACGTCATTCGTCGCCTATGCTTTCTCTCGATACCGATTCGTCGGTCGGAAATACGGACTGTATGCTTTTTTGTTGTTACAAATGTTTCCAGCCTTGATGGCAATGGTCGCATTTTACATTTTATTAAACCTGGTAGGGCTTTTAAATACATTAACTGGCTTGATTCTTATATACATTGGGGGACAAATTCCTTTTAATGCTTGGCTTGTAAAAGGGTATTTTGACACGATTCCCCGCGAACTGGACGAAGCGGCAAGAATCGATGGAGCCGGGCATATGAAAGTATTCGTGCGAATCATGCTTCCGTTGGCAAAACCGATTTTGGCGGTTGTCGCCCTATTCAATTTCATGACCCCGCTGTTCGACTTTTTGCTTCCAAACATCGTTTTGAAAGATCCCGAAAAATATACGCTCGCGGTGGGTCTGTTTAATTTTATCAACGATCAGTTCGCGAACAACTTTACTCGTTTTGCGGCTGGCGCAATCCTTGTTGCTCTTCCGATCGCCGTTGTTTTCTTGTTCTTACAGCGATATCTTTTGCAAGGATTGACTGCCGGAGGGACGAAAGGCTGA
- a CDS encoding ABC transporter permease subunit — MLALILSLIFSGLGQLYNRRYIKGTVFILLEAAFFITFGKFINLGLWGIRTLGTIPGVDNSIFLLVYGILSLILLALAITVYVFNVLDAYRQAKWIQQGWHVPGMKESITSGYDKSFPYLMTFPGLFLLIFVVIFPLLFMLLLAFTNYTLYNSPPRHLLDWVGLKNFVQLATVPIWKNTFISVFSWTVVWTFAATSLQIGVGMFLAVLVNDKRVKFKRFIRTILILPWAVPAFVSILIFAALFNDEFGAINRNIIIPLFGGDGLPWLNDPFYAKIALIAIQTWLGFPFVFALFTGVLQSISEDWYEAADVDGGTRWQKFRFITFPHLMYATAPLLIMQYAGNFNNFNIIYLFNEGGPPVMGQSAGGTDILISWVYKLTFDTHNYSMAAAISIILGLIVSVFAFFQFRRTRSFKEEGNI; from the coding sequence ATGCTTGCCTTGATTTTGTCGCTCATTTTTTCCGGATTAGGGCAACTATATAATCGTCGATACATCAAAGGAACGGTTTTCATTCTACTAGAAGCAGCTTTTTTCATTACGTTTGGTAAGTTCATCAATCTTGGATTATGGGGTATTCGCACGCTCGGAACGATACCTGGCGTTGATAATTCAATTTTTCTATTGGTTTACGGCATTTTGTCGCTCATATTACTTGCATTAGCAATAACGGTATATGTATTTAACGTTCTCGATGCCTATCGGCAGGCGAAATGGATCCAACAAGGTTGGCATGTTCCGGGTATGAAAGAATCCATTACATCGGGATATGATAAAAGTTTTCCTTACTTAATGACGTTCCCGGGCTTGTTTTTATTAATCTTTGTTGTCATTTTTCCATTGTTGTTCATGCTGCTTCTCGCTTTCACGAATTATACGTTGTATAATTCACCGCCCCGCCATTTGCTGGATTGGGTCGGACTGAAGAATTTCGTACAATTGGCGACGGTGCCAATCTGGAAAAACACGTTCATCAGCGTATTCTCCTGGACGGTTGTCTGGACATTTGCGGCGACAAGCCTGCAAATTGGTGTGGGCATGTTTCTTGCCGTGCTTGTAAACGACAAACGGGTGAAATTCAAACGGTTTATTCGAACGATCTTGATCTTGCCTTGGGCGGTTCCTGCTTTTGTATCGATCTTGATTTTCGCAGCGTTATTTAACGACGAATTCGGTGCGATTAACCGCAATATCATCATTCCGTTGTTTGGTGGTGATGGTCTTCCTTGGTTGAATGATCCGTTTTATGCAAAAATCGCGCTGATCGCCATACAAACGTGGCTCGGTTTTCCGTTTGTATTTGCGTTGTTTACCGGGGTATTGCAAAGCATTTCGGAAGATTGGTATGAAGCGGCCGATGTGGACGGGGGGACACGATGGCAGAAATTCCGTTTCATTACGTTTCCCCATTTGATGTACGCGACGGCACCTTTATTGATCATGCAGTATGCAGGAAATTTTAATAACTTCAACATCATTTATTTATTCAATGAGGGTGGTCCGCCGGTTATGGGACAGAGTGCAGGCGGAACAGATATTTTGATTTCCTGGGTGTACAAATTAACGTTCGATACACATAATTACAGCATGGCAGCGGCAATTTCAATCATTCTTGGTCTGATCGTATCTGTTTTTGCCTTTTTTCAGTTCCGGAGAACACGTTCCTTTAAAGAGGAGGGGAACATTTAA
- a CDS encoding extracellular solute-binding protein yields the protein MLRRKKVFGFIFMVCLLIALAACAPQRNIEQAGKTGGNESKSDQSSQNNGDDSSAMPEKPDKLIMWANDAEEQIEALKKITQRYTEKTGIKVKVEKVSMLDQQKKLALAGPAGNGADLIYQPHDRLGDLVAQGLVKPIDFSKDELSGYSKAAVQAFSFDGAVYAAPAVIETYALYYNKKLIPTVPETFEDLFAAAKPLTHPDQDKYGFLMEENFYYNYIFFKNHGGYIFGGEPGSYDTSDIGLNNEGAVAGGKQYQKYFTEGLIPVSVTGDVLNGLFTEGKVGMVISGPWNIPSYSEALGDQLGSAQLPKINGETAHSFVGVKGWLVSYYSKHPKWAADLAKFITNDESAETYFAIAGEMPPRPKVLDSLDKPIYKGFTEQIKYGVPMPNVPEMSQVWGPMNDAMKFLAQGKDVEKVLDQAVQQIKQKIQASGQ from the coding sequence ATGTTGAGGAGAAAAAAGGTGTTTGGTTTCATTTTCATGGTGTGTTTATTGATTGCGCTTGCCGCTTGTGCACCGCAACGCAATATTGAACAGGCAGGGAAAACAGGAGGAAACGAAAGCAAATCGGATCAATCCTCGCAAAATAACGGAGACGACAGCTCCGCAATGCCTGAGAAGCCTGACAAACTAATTATGTGGGCTAACGATGCCGAGGAACAAATTGAAGCTTTGAAAAAAATTACGCAAAGGTATACCGAAAAAACGGGTATCAAAGTGAAAGTTGAAAAGGTATCGATGCTGGATCAGCAAAAGAAACTAGCGCTTGCAGGTCCTGCCGGAAATGGCGCGGATTTAATCTATCAGCCGCATGACCGTTTAGGAGACTTAGTCGCTCAAGGATTAGTGAAACCGATTGATTTTTCGAAGGACGAATTAAGCGGATACAGCAAAGCAGCCGTTCAGGCGTTTTCATTCGACGGTGCAGTTTACGCCGCCCCTGCTGTTATCGAAACTTACGCGCTCTATTACAACAAGAAACTCATACCGACAGTACCGGAAACCTTTGAGGACTTATTTGCGGCTGCGAAACCGTTAACGCATCCCGACCAAGATAAATACGGCTTCTTGATGGAAGAAAACTTTTACTACAACTACATTTTCTTTAAAAATCACGGCGGATACATCTTTGGCGGCGAACCCGGAAGTTATGATACGTCCGATATTGGATTGAATAACGAAGGAGCTGTCGCGGGAGGGAAACAATACCAGAAATATTTCACCGAAGGATTGATTCCCGTCTCTGTAACCGGCGATGTCCTAAATGGTTTGTTTACAGAAGGCAAAGTGGGTATGGTAATCAGTGGTCCATGGAACATCCCTTCGTATTCTGAGGCGCTTGGTGATCAATTGGGAAGTGCACAACTACCGAAAATCAACGGAGAGACTGCGCATTCGTTCGTAGGTGTCAAAGGATGGCTTGTTTCTTATTATTCGAAACATCCGAAATGGGCAGCGGATTTGGCGAAATTCATTACGAACGACGAAAGCGCAGAAACGTACTTTGCCATCGCTGGTGAAATGCCGCCTCGTCCAAAAGTATTGGATAGCTTGGATAAACCGATCTACAAAGGCTTTACCGAACAAATAAAATACGGTGTGCCTATGCCGAACGTGCCGGAAATGTCGCAAGTTTGGGGACCGATGAATGATGCGATGAAATTCTTAGCGCAAGGAAAAGATGTCGAAAAAGTGTTGGATCAAGCGGTCCAGCAAATTAAACAAAAGATTCAGGCGAGCGGACAATAA
- a CDS encoding alpha-glycosidase has translation MQKEVINHRPKNHFAYAYDHETLHIRLRTKKNDVKRVSLIHGDPYHWKGGSWQKSQKSMKLDGSDDLYDYWFVEITPPYRRLRYGFEVSDQNESLVYTEKGFYDLPPLDTDDYFCFPYLNSIDVFHAPDWVKDTVWYQIFPERFANGDSKNDPENVLPWGSAEPTATNFFGGDLQGVIDHLDDLIDLGINGIYLTPIFKAYSNHKYDTIDYMEIDSQFGDKAIFRQLVDLCHEKGIRVMLDAVFNHSGFYFPPFQDVLKKGRCSSYKDWFHLQAFPVDPDKPNYDTFAFTGQMPKLNTENPEVRNYLLDVAAYWIKEFDIDGWRLDVANEVDHHFWREFRRVVKQIKPEVYVLGEIWHDAMPWLQGDQFDAVMNYPFTTLTLDFFAQAKIDAEQFANGITHGFNQYPKNVNEGMFNLLGSHDTPRVMTICEGDERKAKLLYLFQLSYLGTPCIYYGDELAMEGESDPGCRACMPWDENERANEFRTFIKRLIRLRKDEPAFGNRGEFHFLNLDDDPGLCIYKKTYKSDAIVFILNRNNHPTQFDLSALGKETIIELWTNQPLLPHKKRVRITPYGFLILKF, from the coding sequence ATGCAAAAAGAAGTCATTAATCATCGTCCGAAAAACCACTTTGCTTATGCGTACGATCATGAAACACTACATATTAGACTACGCACAAAAAAGAATGACGTAAAACGAGTTTCATTGATTCACGGCGACCCGTATCATTGGAAAGGAGGATCTTGGCAAAAATCACAAAAATCGATGAAGCTTGATGGATCGGACGATTTGTATGATTACTGGTTTGTCGAGATTACTCCTCCTTATCGAAGATTAAGATACGGTTTCGAGGTTTCCGATCAAAACGAAAGTCTCGTCTATACTGAAAAAGGATTTTATGACCTGCCTCCGTTAGACACCGATGATTATTTTTGCTTTCCTTATTTGAACTCGATCGACGTCTTTCACGCTCCTGATTGGGTAAAAGACACCGTATGGTATCAAATTTTCCCAGAGCGTTTCGCCAACGGTGATTCCAAAAACGACCCCGAAAACGTGTTACCGTGGGGCAGCGCAGAACCAACCGCGACTAATTTTTTCGGCGGCGACCTTCAGGGCGTAATTGATCATCTCGATGACCTCATCGATCTTGGCATCAATGGCATTTATTTAACACCGATTTTCAAGGCTTATTCTAACCATAAGTATGACACGATTGATTATATGGAAATCGATTCGCAATTCGGAGATAAAGCGATTTTCCGACAACTTGTGGACCTTTGTCATGAAAAAGGAATTCGCGTCATGCTGGATGCTGTCTTTAATCATAGCGGCTTTTACTTCCCACCGTTTCAAGATGTTTTAAAGAAAGGGCGCTGTTCGAGTTACAAAGATTGGTTTCATCTGCAAGCATTCCCAGTCGATCCCGATAAGCCTAACTACGACACATTTGCTTTTACTGGTCAAATGCCTAAACTAAACACCGAAAACCCGGAAGTTCGAAACTACTTGCTTGACGTTGCAGCCTATTGGATCAAGGAATTCGACATTGATGGATGGCGCCTTGATGTCGCTAATGAAGTGGATCATCATTTTTGGCGAGAATTTCGTCGAGTGGTGAAACAGATTAAACCGGAAGTGTACGTACTCGGTGAAATTTGGCACGACGCGATGCCTTGGTTGCAAGGCGACCAATTTGACGCCGTTATGAACTATCCTTTTACAACGCTTACTCTTGATTTTTTTGCCCAAGCAAAGATTGACGCGGAACAGTTTGCAAACGGTATCACGCATGGTTTCAACCAATACCCGAAAAATGTAAACGAAGGGATGTTCAATTTGCTCGGGAGCCACGATACACCGCGAGTAATGACCATTTGTGAGGGAGATGAAAGAAAAGCAAAATTGCTTTATTTGTTCCAGCTTTCATATCTAGGAACGCCGTGTATATACTATGGTGATGAACTAGCGATGGAAGGAGAAAGCGATCCCGGATGCCGTGCCTGCATGCCTTGGGATGAAAATGAACGAGCCAACGAATTTCGTACATTCATCAAAAGATTGATACGCTTGCGTAAGGACGAACCGGCATTCGGCAACCGAGGCGAATTTCACTTTCTAAATTTAGATGACGACCCCGGACTTTGTATTTATAAAAAAACGTATAAATCCGATGCCATCGTTTTCATCCTGAATCGGAACAATCATCCGACACAATTTGATTTGTCCGCATTGGGGAAAGAAACCATTATCGAACTTTGGACGAACCAACCGCTTTTACCGCACAAAAAACGCGTTCGGATCACCCCTTACGGATTTCTAATACTAAAATTTTGA
- the leuS gene encoding leucine--tRNA ligase: MAYDHKQIEQKWQQHWEERATFRTVENADKPKFYALDMYPYPSGAGLHVGHPEGYTATDIISRMKRMQGYNVLHPMGWDAFGLPAEQYALQTGNDPREFTKKNIDNFRRQLKSLGFSYDWSREISTTHPEYYKWTQWIFLKLYEKGLAYMDEVPVNWCPELGTVLANEEVIDGKSERGGFPVVRKPMKQWMLKITAYANRLLEDLDEVDWPENIKEMQRNWIGRSEGAEIRFEIDGHDASVTVFSTRPDTLFGATYMVLSPEHPLIDAITTADQKNAVQAYRKDVQAKSDLERTDLAKEKTGVFTGAFAVNPVNGEKVPVWIADYVLMSYGTGAIMAVPAHDERDWEFAKTFDLPIREVVSGGNVEKSPYVEDGTIVNSDFLNGLNKAAAIERMIDWLEAEGKGERKVTYRLRDWLFSRQRYWGEPIPILHLEDGTMKPVPEDQLPLTLPITSEIKPSGTGESPLANIEDWVNTVDPETGMKARRETNTMPQWAGSCWYYLRYIDPRNPEQLADPEKLKHWLPVDLYIGGSEHAVLHLLYARFWHKVLYDIGVVPTKEPFQRLSNPGMILGEGNEKMSKSKGNVINPDEIVESHGADTLRLYEMFMGPLEAAIAWSETGLEGARRFLDRVWRLIVQNDDTVDPKVIDGKPDPAMERIYHQTVKKVTEDYEALRFNTAISQMMVFVNEAYKQESLPKAMVEGFVKLLSPVAPHIAEELWEKLGHEETITYASWPAYDESKLTEDEVEIVVQINGKVRSKLTIPKDLPKDEMELKALTDETIKKQVSGKTVRKVIVVPGKLVNIVAS, from the coding sequence ATGGCCTATGATCATAAGCAAATCGAACAAAAGTGGCAACAGCATTGGGAAGAAAGAGCAACGTTCCGGACGGTAGAAAACGCAGACAAACCGAAGTTTTACGCGTTGGACATGTATCCGTACCCATCGGGAGCGGGATTGCACGTTGGACATCCGGAAGGGTACACGGCGACGGATATCATTTCGCGCATGAAACGGATGCAAGGGTATAACGTGCTTCATCCGATGGGCTGGGATGCGTTCGGCTTGCCCGCGGAGCAATACGCATTGCAAACCGGGAACGATCCTCGCGAGTTTACAAAGAAAAACATTGACAACTTTCGCAGGCAGCTGAAGTCGCTCGGGTTTTCCTACGATTGGAGCCGTGAAATCTCCACGACACATCCGGAGTATTACAAGTGGACACAATGGATTTTCTTGAAGCTTTACGAAAAAGGACTCGCCTACATGGACGAAGTTCCCGTCAATTGGTGTCCGGAACTCGGCACGGTGCTCGCCAATGAAGAAGTCATCGACGGCAAAAGCGAACGCGGCGGCTTTCCGGTCGTACGCAAACCGATGAAGCAATGGATGCTGAAAATAACCGCCTACGCCAATCGCTTGCTGGAAGATCTTGATGAAGTGGACTGGCCGGAAAACATTAAAGAGATGCAGAGAAACTGGATCGGCCGTTCCGAAGGAGCGGAAATCCGCTTTGAAATCGATGGACACGACGCATCGGTCACCGTTTTCTCGACGAGACCGGATACGTTGTTCGGAGCAACTTACATGGTGCTTTCTCCTGAGCACCCGCTCATCGATGCGATCACAACGGCCGATCAAAAAAACGCGGTACAAGCGTACCGGAAAGATGTGCAAGCGAAGAGCGATTTGGAACGAACCGATCTTGCCAAAGAAAAAACCGGTGTGTTCACCGGCGCGTTTGCGGTGAATCCTGTGAATGGCGAAAAAGTTCCGGTTTGGATCGCGGATTACGTGTTGATGTCTTATGGAACGGGTGCCATTATGGCGGTACCTGCGCATGACGAACGTGACTGGGAGTTCGCGAAAACCTTCGATTTGCCGATTCGCGAGGTCGTCTCCGGCGGAAATGTGGAGAAATCCCCATACGTCGAGGACGGCACGATCGTCAACTCCGATTTCTTGAACGGGTTGAACAAAGCCGCCGCGATCGAGCGAATGATCGATTGGCTCGAAGCCGAAGGCAAAGGGGAAAGAAAAGTCACTTACCGGTTGCGCGACTGGTTGTTCAGCCGGCAGCGATACTGGGGCGAGCCGATTCCGATTCTCCATTTGGAAGACGGAACGATGAAGCCGGTTCCCGAAGACCAGCTGCCGCTTACCTTGCCGATTACGAGCGAAATCAAGCCGTCCGGCACGGGCGAGTCGCCGCTCGCCAACATCGAAGATTGGGTGAATACGGTCGATCCGGAAACAGGAATGAAAGCGCGTCGGGAAACGAATACGATGCCGCAGTGGGCCGGAAGCTGCTGGTACTACTTGCGCTATATCGATCCGCGGAATCCGGAACAATTGGCCGATCCGGAAAAATTGAAACATTGGCTGCCGGTCGATTTGTACATCGGCGGATCCGAGCACGCGGTGTTGCATTTGCTTTATGCGCGATTCTGGCATAAAGTGTTGTACGATATCGGCGTCGTGCCGACGAAAGAACCGTTTCAACGGTTGAGCAATCCAGGGATGATTCTCGGCGAAGGCAACGAAAAGATGAGCAAATCGAAAGGGAACGTCATCAATCCCGACGAAATCGTCGAATCGCATGGAGCCGATACGCTTCGTCTGTATGAAATGTTCATGGGACCGCTCGAAGCGGCGATCGCCTGGTCGGAAACGGGATTGGAAGGCGCACGCCGTTTCTTGGATCGCGTCTGGCGCTTGATCGTTCAAAACGACGATACCGTCGATCCGAAAGTGATCGACGGCAAGCCGGATCCAGCAATGGAGCGAATTTACCACCAAACCGTGAAAAAGGTGACCGAAGATTACGAAGCGCTTCGCTTCAACACGGCCATCTCCCAAATGATGGTGTTCGTCAATGAAGCGTACAAACAGGAAAGCTTGCCGAAAGCCATGGTCGAAGGCTTTGTCAAGCTGCTGTCGCCGGTTGCCCCGCACATTGCGGAAGAGCTTTGGGAAAAGCTCGGCCATGAAGAAACGATCACTTATGCTTCGTGGCCGGCATATGACGAATCGAAGTTGACGGAGGACGAAGTGGAAATTGTCGTGCAAATCAACGGCAAAGTTCGTTCGAAATTGACGATTCCGAAAGACCTGCCGAAAGACGAAATGGAACTAAAAGCTCTCACCGACGAGACGATCAAAAAACAAGTGTCAGGCAAAACGGTGCGCAAAGTCATCGTTGTGCCCGGCAAACTCGTCAACATCGTCGCGAGCTGA